The genomic segment TCGTATTTTTGTCCTTTTAAGCGGATGGTACCGGTTTGATAATCAATAAAATTTAGTAGCAGGCGATGCTCCATTTTAAATTCTTTGTGCCTAGCGATAATTTCTCCTTCTAATTTAAATTGAATAATTGCGATAGCTTTATGCATCCGCGCAATTTGTGTGATTTCAGCATTGCTATACTCTGCCCCATCCTCATTTTTAGGTTGGAAATAGGTGCAAGGATCGTCGTGGTAAATTTCATCGGCAAAAAGAGCAAGTGGGCGGAGCGAAATACCATAACTATCTTCCAAAATATCTAAATTCAAGTAACGAGCGGAAATTCGGATAACATTAGCCGCACAAACTTTCGAACCACTTGCAGCGCCCATCCATAAAATATCGTGGTTCCCCCACTGGAAATCAACCGAATGATAGTTCATTAGCGTGTCTATAATTTTATCAGGATAAGGACCACGATCATACACATCCCCAACAATATGCAAATGATCCACTACAAGTTGCTGAATTAGACGTGAAAGGGCACTTATAAATTCTTCTGCGCGGTCTAATGAAATGATATGTTGAATAATTTCTTCATAATACATTTTTTTATCATCTTCATTATAATTTTCCTGTAATAACTCTTCTAATATGTAAGCAAAATCTTCTGGCATCGCTTTTCGTACTTTGGAACGCGTATATTTAGAAGCAACATACTGACAAAATTCAATTAAGCGAAAAAGTGTCGTACGGTACCAATCGTGCATATCTTCAAGTTCTTCAGCGATTAAATCCATTTTTTCTTCAGGGTAATAAATCAGCGTGCTAAGTGAATTGATTTCCGCATCATCTAGTTCTGTACCAAAAATATCACGAATTTTCCGTTTAACAACACCGGAACCATTGCGTAAAACTTGTTCAAAAGCACTGTATTCCCCGTGAACATCACTTAAAAAATGCTCCGTTCCTTTTGGTAAATTCATAATAGCTTCTAGATTGATGATTTCTGTGGCTGTTTTAGCGATAGTAGGATATTGTTTAGCCAGTAAACGCAAATATTTCATGTCGATTTCTTCCATGAGCAACTACCCCTTTTTTAAATTGGTACAGCTATTATATTTCTTAAATACAAGTTAATCAAACGTTTTGCTTGTATATTGGTCTATACAAAAAGACGAGACAAAGCCCGTCTTAGAATATTGGATGTAGGAAGTATAAAACAATTGGCAGGGTGATAATACTTAAAACCGTACTAATAAAAGTCGCGCTAGAAACTAAATCTGGTTTTGTATCAAATTGAACAGCCATTAAAGTGGTATTTGCTGCAGTTGGCATTGCTGCAAGTAGAATCATGATTTGTTTCGTCATTTCATCTACTGGGAGAATAAGTGTTAAACCGACTGCAATTAGCGGGGCGATAAATAATTTTAAAACTAAAGCAATCCCGACTTTAGCTAGTTCAATTCTTCTAAAAGAAATTACGGCTAACTGCATACCAAGGACAATCATAATCGTTGGAATTGCTGCATCACCAACAAGTTTGATACAAGTCATTAAAGCCGATGGTAGTGAAATATGTAGTAATTGAAAGCTCAGTCCAAGTAGGGCGCCATAAGCGATTGGCATCCGAACTACTCGCTTGACAACGGTTTTCATGCCCCCTGAATCTTTACTACCTTTTGCTGCAAAATAAATCCCAA from the Listeria seeligeri serovar 1/2b str. SLCC3954 genome contains:
- a CDS encoding fructose-1,6-bisphosphatase, with amino-acid sequence MEEIDMKYLRLLAKQYPTIAKTATEIINLEAIMNLPKGTEHFLSDVHGEYSAFEQVLRNGSGVVKRKIRDIFGTELDDAEINSLSTLIYYPEEKMDLIAEELEDMHDWYRTTLFRLIEFCQYVASKYTRSKVRKAMPEDFAYILEELLQENYNEDDKKMYYEEIIQHIISLDRAEEFISALSRLIQQLVVDHLHIVGDVYDRGPYPDKIIDTLMNYHSVDFQWGNHDILWMGAASGSKVCAANVIRISARYLNLDILEDSYGISLRPLALFADEIYHDDPCTYFQPKNEDGAEYSNAEITQIARMHKAIAIIQFKLEGEIIARHKEFKMEHRLLLNFIDYQTGTIRLKGQKYDLLDTNFPTIDPANPYQLTSAEKELIEKITAAFKNCRRLQKHVQFLYAKGSMFLTYNGNLLYHGCIPLHEDGSFMAMELRNKNYSGQALLEQFEILTREAYVRPAGTKEKKYACDIVWYLWTGAISSLFGKSEMTTFERYFIADKATHTEEKNPYYKLRNEEVICQQILEEFGLDADCGHIINGHTPVKENKGESPIKADGKMLVIDGGFAKAYHKKQDLAGYTLLFNSYGLQLVSHQPFTTKEDAIKNETDILSTRQVIEMEINRKRVKDTDIGKQLNTQAEDLKKLLTAYRNGLLHESH
- a CDS encoding AEC family transporter → MQFLLILLPVFGIFAIGFIGQKTLKFDIPNLSKLTLYLMSPFLAFNTFYTNPLTIDYLYLAIYIFALCLSLILLVSLISFLLGYNLQDRCALILASAFMNNGNYGTPVVLLVFGAVGLDIAVVLMVLQQLAMSTIGIYFAAKGSKDSGGMKTVVKRVVRMPIAYGALLGLSFQLLHISLPSALMTCIKLVGDAAIPTIMIVLGMQLAVISFRRIELAKVGIALVLKLFIAPLIAVGLTLILPVDEMTKQIMILLAAMPTAANTTLMAVQFDTKPDLVSSATFISTVLSIITLPIVLYFLHPIF